Part of the Magnetococcales bacterium genome is shown below.
GATGCCGGAGCGGGCTGGCCAGCCGGTTTTTGGATCGAGAATGTGGTGGTAACGGATGCCATCCTGAATAAAAAAGCGTTCGTAATCTCCAGAAGTTGCCATGGCCAGGGTGGCATGGGGTTCGACCACGGCCATGACCATGGCAGGTTCCCGGGGATGCTGGATACCGACACGCCAGGAACGGTTGCCTTTGGCACCGGCCATGCGCATATCGCCTCCGGCAGTGATGATGTAGTTGCGCACGCCGGCCCGGTCCAACACCTGTGCCGCCTGATCGATGGCATACCCTTTGGCAATGGCCCCCAGGTCCAAACCTGTACCGGCATGATCCAGACGAATCCGGTATTCGCCCTCGGTATCGCCAGTCAGGGTCAGGCCGCCGGCATGATGTTGTTCAACCAGGGTGTTCAGTTGGGCAATATCCGGCAGGTGTGAGGCCGGATCATCCCGGGAAAAGCCCCACAAACTGGTCAGCGGTTGCAACCCCATGTCGAAAGCACCGTTCGACAAACGGGTAATTTCCAGACCGGTGCGCAACAAACCGGCCAGTTCGGACGGAATGGGTTGCAAAGTACCGCGTGGCCCGGCATTGACGTGTTGTACGGGCGTGGCGTTTTTATGGCTGCTCATGATGGATTCAACCCGGGCCATTTCCCGAAATGCATCACCCACAATCCGGGCCTCCTGCTCGCGCCACTGATCGGGTTGCACAGTCAGTTCCCAGGTGACAATGCTGACCAGGGTTCCCATCTGCATTTGGGTCGTGTTCCGGGTGACCGGTTGCGGTGCTGGTGAACATCCGATCCACAACAATAAAATCAGCAGGCCAGGCAGGCATCGGTGCAACCGCATCATTGATTATCCCATATCGCCCCAAAGTGTCTGGACCATGGTCAGAACCGCCAGGGCAGCGGTTTCCGTGCGCAAAATGCGCGGCCCAAGGCCAACGGCCAAAAATCCGAGCTTTTCCCGGGCA
Proteins encoded:
- a CDS encoding FAD:protein FMN transferase; its protein translation is MMRLHRCLPGLLILLLWIGCSPAPQPVTRNTTQMQMGTLVSIVTWELTVQPDQWREQEARIVGDAFREMARVESIMSSHKNATPVQHVNAGPRGTLQPIPSELAGLLRTGLEITRLSNGAFDMGLQPLTSLWGFSRDDPASHLPDIAQLNTLVEQHHAGGLTLTGDTEGEYRIRLDHAGTGLDLGAIAKGYAIDQAAQVLDRAGVRNYIITAGGDMRMAGAKGNRSWRVGIQHPREPAMVMAVVEPHATLAMATSGDYERFFIQDGIRYHHILDPKTGWPARSGIIAVSVQAPNNALADALSTTLFVLGAEAGLALLEKFPGCEAYLVLEDGTHKKTAGFVGQRLDPPQKKVQ